Below is a window of Williamwhitmania taraxaci DNA.
CACACGCAGCTGAATCCAACTATCAGCTTCCTGCACCAGCCGGGAGAGCGCCGCTACTCGCTCGCATTGGATATTGCCGAAATATTTAAGCCTCTGCTGGCCGATAGGCTCATTTTCTCCATGTTTAACCGAAAGCAGCTGCAGGCCAATGATTTTGAGCGCAAGCTGAATGGATGCCTTCTCAAGCCAACTTCCCGGAAGAAAGTGGCGGAGGAGTGGGAGAAGCGTTTATCGGAAACGGTTAAGCACCGCAGCTTGGGCCGTAATGTGAGCTACAAGTATTTGATTCGGTTGGAGTGCTATAAGCTCACCAAGCATATCCTTGGAATTGAGGAGTATCGGCCATTTAAAATGTGGTGGTAGAGAAGAGCTTAACCACAAGGTATTTGAATGTAAAATAGCTAGGGCGATGTATATAATTTTGGTTTACGATATGGGTGAGAAGCGCGTGGGCAAGATGCTTAAGCTTTGTAGGCGCTACTTGGGCTGGATCCAGAACTCTGTTTTTGAGGGCGAAATAAGCGAGGTGCAGCTCAAAGAACTCATTTTGCTTGCCAAGGAATTTATGAATTTAGAGGAGGATAGCCTCATTATTTTTCAGA
It encodes the following:
- the cas2 gene encoding CRISPR-associated endonuclease Cas2 produces the protein MYIILVYDMGEKRVGKMLKLCRRYLGWIQNSVFEGEISEVQLKELILLAKEFMNLEEDSLIIFQSRESRWLDKQIVGKERSSVDNFL